A DNA window from Danio aesculapii chromosome 14, fDanAes4.1, whole genome shotgun sequence contains the following coding sequences:
- the pcdh2g17 gene encoding protocadherin 2 gamma 17 has protein sequence MAVKDFYRNGCTRWTFFPRQQWQVLFFISCCFHFGISQIRYSIPEEMSKGSLIGNVAQDLGLDLKRLRSGRARIVTGESAQYAELKTDKGILVVSERIDREQLCGDTTPCSFSFEIILENPIELHQVTVEIIDVNDNSPAFQKNNINFEISESATPGSRFALESAHDADVELNSLQNYILTRNNYFVLKQHSNPDGSRYVEMVLDKALDREEHPHLSLKLIAVDGGNPQRSGSVNIEVTVLDANDNAPVFNQTIYRASVMENAQKGTYITTVNATDADSGSNGHITFSFSDMKEQSRGIFNIDENIGLVSVLGNIDFEKDKRFEIRVKATDQGGLTSTSKLIIEVVDVNDNAPVITLMSLSSPVSEDAPPGTTIAVVNIKDSDSGRNGQVLCVINENIPFKIKSSLSNYYNLITDAFLDRETQSQYNITVTATDSGSPALSSSKTLSLKVSDINDNAPVFDQKSYSAQFIENNTPGLSICSVTARDLDWNQNSRVSYYLEDAHISGAPISSYVSINSENGVLHAVRSFDYEQIKQISFVVKAQDGGSPPLSSNVSVKILIQDQNDNAPQVLYPVQSGASVVAEIVPRSADVGYLVTKVVAVDVDSGQNAWLSYKLHKATDRALFEVGAQNGEIRTVRQVTDKDAVKQRLTVVVEDNGQPSRSATVNVNVAVADSFPEVLSEFTDFTHDKEYNDNLTFYLVLALAVVSFLFIVSIIAILSVKCYRWRRERMFYKSGANLPVIPYYPPLYADVGGTGTLQHVYNYEVCRTTDSRKSDVKYGRPCSESIISLDTSGTQTLTHAQRGKLVSGDFDDQVRNVL, from the coding sequence ATGGCTGTTAAGGATTTTTATCGAAATGGATGTACTAGATGGACTTTTTTCCCTCGACAGCAGTGGCAAGTATTGTTTTTCATCTCGTGCTGTTTTCATTTCGGCATCTCTCAAATCCGGTACTCCATCCCTGAAGAAATGAGTAAAGGTTCGCTAATTGGTAATGTAGCACAGGATCTGGGGCTGGATTTAAAAAGGCTTCGATCGGGTCGAGCGCGTATCGTGACTGGAGAAAGCGCTCAGTACGCAGAGCTGAAAACAGACAAAGGGATTCTAGTCGTGAGTGAGAGAATAGACCGAGAGCAGCTATGCGGCGACACCACGCCATGCAGCTTCAGCTTCGAGATCATTCTGGAAAACCCAATCGAACTGCATCAGGTAACTGTTGAAATCATAGACGTAAACGATAACTCCCCTGCATTCcagaaaaacaacattaattttGAAATAAGCGAATCTGCGACTCCTGGTTCACGCTTTGCATTAGAGAGTGCGCATGATGCTGATGTAGAATTAAATTCGTTGCAAAATTATATTCTCACCAGAAACAATTATTTTGTCTTAAAACAACATTCTAATCCCGACGGAAGCAGGTATGTTGAGATGGTCCTTGATAAAGCGTTAGACAGGGAGGAGCATCCTCATTTATCTCTGAAGCTGATTGCTGTAGATGGAGGAAACCCGCAGAGGTCTGGCTCTGTTAATATAGAGGTTACTGTTTTAGACGCGAATGACAACGCACCTGTGTTTAACCAGACAATTTATAGAGCATCTGTGATGGAGAATGCACAGAAAGGCACTTACATTACTACTGTTAATGCCACCGATGCAGATAGTGGATCAAACGGACATATCACGTTCTCCTTCTCCGATATGAAAGAACAGTCGAGAGGTATTTTTAACATCGATGAAAACATTGGCTTGGTGTCTGTTTTAGGAAACATTGACTTTGAGAAAGACAAACGTTTTGAGATCAGAGTTAAAGCAACAGACCAAGGAGGTCTGACGAGTACAAGTAAGCTCATAATCGAAGTAGTGGATGTTAATGATAATGCGCCGGTAATTACTCTCATGTCTCTCTCGAGTCCTGTATCCGAGGATGCGCCACCAGGTACAACAATTGCAGTGGTTAATATCAAAGATTCTGACTCTGGGAGAAATGGACAGGTTTTGTGCGTCATTAATGAAAACATCCCGTTCAAAATCAAATCATCCCTCTCTAACTATTATAATTTGATCACAGATGCCTTTCTTGATCGTGAAACTCAGTCGCAGTATAATATAACAGTGACTGCAACCGATTCAGGTTCACCTGCGCTCTCGAGCTCAAAAACTCTCAGCCTTAAAGTGTCTGACATCAACGATAATGCGCCAGTTTTTGATCAAAAAAGCTATTCAGCACAATTTATTGAGAATAATACTCCAGGGTTGTCTATATGTAGTGTTACGGCGAGAGATTTAGACTGGAATCAAAACTCCCGAGTGTCTTATTATTTAGAGGATGCGCATATTAGcggagcgccgatttcctcttaCGTGTCTATAAACTCCGAGAATGGCGTGTTACACGCAGTGCGTTCGTTTGATTACGAGCAAATTAAACAGATTAGTTTCGTTGTAAAAGCGCAGGACGGAGGCTCTCCTCCTCTCAGCAGCAACGTGAGCGTCAAAATCCTGATTCAGGACCAGAATGACAACGCGCCTCAGGTTCTGTATCCGGTCCAGTCAGGCGCTTCTGTGGTGGCTGAAATAGTGCCTCGTTCGGCAGATGTGGGTTATCTGGTGACTAAAGTGGTGGCTGTTGATGTGGACTCTGGACAGAATGCCTGGCTCTCCTATAAACTGCACAAAGCCACAGACAGGGCGCTGTTTGAAGTGGGCGCACAGAATGGAGAAATAAGAACTGTCCGGCAAGTGACAGATAAAGATGCTGTCAAACAAAGACTCACTGTTGTAGTGGAGGACAACGGGCAGCCCTCTCGATCAGCTACAGTCAATGTTAACGTGGCGGTGGCGGACAGCTTCCCTGAGGTGCTCTCGGAGTTCACTGACTTTACGCACGACAAGGAATACAACGACAACCTGACTTTCTATCTCGTCTTGGCCTTGGCTGTAGTGTCGTTTCTCTTTATCGTGTCCATCATCGCCATACTGTCAGTCAAATGCTACAGATGGAGACGCGAGCGGATGTTTTATAAGTCAGGAGCGAATCTTCCGGTTATACCGTATTATCCGCCTCTTTACGCAGATGTAGGAGGCACGGGAACTTTACAGCACGTGTACAATTATGAGGTTTGCAGAACCACTGACTCCAGAAAGAGTGATGTGAAATACGGCAGACCTTGCAGTGAGAGCATTATTAGTCTGGACACCAGTGGAACACAGACACTCACGCATGCGCAAAGAGGAAAACTGGTCAGTGGAGATTTTGATGATCAGGTGagaaatgttttataa